CTGAAGCTATTTTCTTTGACCACAAcaaattgcgcatacgccatgtttCACCTGTCCAACAGaggcgttgctgttgctgctgcctcgtcgCAGTCCGGTAATATTTCTCATCTTATTCAAAATGCATGGCAAGGTGCAAGGTTCAGCTTTGATGAGGCACGGTGTGGTGGCAGGGAAACAACATGCTTTCAAATCaattggaaatgcaatttacaaAATTGATTGGGGACGAAAATGAAGAAAGAAATGTTGATGGTGTATGAAATGAAGATGGGGATTTGGATTGGGCGATGGCTGTTCTATAGATGGGCCGTGGGGCATAACAACTTGTGTTGCAGCAAGcgatttacattttaaatttgtgtaGCCTCGAACGTCCTTCTGCTTTGTCGTCTTTGGCGAATTGCATAAACTGCACTTGCAGTGCCAAAGAAAATAGAGAGATGTACGAACAGTGCACgtatctctgcctctctccagTTGCACACTTGATAAATGGCGATCTCGTCCTCGACATAGTCGTCTGGGAAGTCTTGGGAAGGCTCTCCCTTTTGGTGTTGGTTCCCTggagcaaaataaattatgcccAAATGCTTCTTACATACCAAATAGCGTTTTTCTTAGAcaatttctgttgctttttagCAAGAAATTATTGTATGTAAGTTctatttcaattgcaaatgcagAATGCTGAGTAAGTTTACCATTTATTCCACCAAAAGATGCAGAATGAATCTTCCTTTTCGACTTTCCAGAATTTTGTACAAAATTTCTctcaatttatatatttgggCAGTAATCTTTTATTCAATAATTAGCTGTTTATCCTCTTAGTTCCAGCCCAAGTCTAGTCCCGGCGTAATCCTCTTTCATGTCTAAAGTCTGGACACATTTTGAGCAGCTGCAATCCGCTTTGCCAcacgtgccacacacataaactCGGTGCCTAGCGTCGTCAAATCTTAATTACAGCATTAAATGAATCGTAATTTCTAGGCTTGGAACACACAATGAAAATGCCTAAACAACAATCATAAGAAACTCGTCTACAAGGCACTTGAGGAATTGTCTGGCTGACAGTGCAAGGAGAAGGCTGGTAAAGGCGCTCCATCTGTCTGTAGGCTCTATAAAAATTAGGCTCTTTTCGTCTTTTctttaacaaaacaaatgaaaaaagaaaacgggtccctttttcctctttcttctcctttttcccCCTATTTATTTAGaccattttttttgctccaGGCTCAGTCAATGAATGGCAGCGTGTATTGCCTCTAGGGGAAATTTTAATCTACGCCTAAAAGTGAGCAATAATTTTGTCCATTCCACTTTTGCAgatttggaatttatttctaGACTTTTTGCTGTAACTCAGCATGTGTTCTCCCTTAACTGCTGCCACTTAAAACTAGTCAAGATGCACATAAATTAGATGCTAACTAAATCTCCAGTCTGGACAGAGCCCGACAGTCTGCACTGAAGAATATATATGGTTCGACTAGGACATTAATTGTCTGGCTGACAGTGCAAGGCGAAGGCTGGTAAAGGCTGCCTGTAGGCTctataaaaatgatttaattttacgCACGCCTGCAGCAActtttgcaaaataaaactcggtaaaaagagaacaacaaaTGGTTGTCTAGCAGAAGTCACAGCTTGTGTCCACACATTGGCAAGATATGAAAAATGTTATGTGCCAAACAATTTGGATCCTGTCGCTGTCAcagcgcaacaaaaaaataattttgaacGAAATTTTTACCAGATGCTCCCTTTTTTTATGGCGCAGCGAAGCATGCAGTGAGTCCCGTTATTCTAATTGCCAATTTTTGTCAGTCTCTCAAAAGTATGCGCCACATTTTGACACTAAAATTTTTACTCAATGCAGAAAAAGAACAGCACTTTCTGCTCAGTTGGTCCTGTTCCTAGGAATTTAGTCCTAGTCTAAGTTATTTGGTATGACTGGTAACATTTTCACaggtgttttttgtgtatttttgaaGTGCTAatattaaataacaaaatataaaactcGGCTTTTTTACCTTATCAAATCACCTCAAGTGTCGAGAGTCTTTCGGGTACTTTGAGTTCATGATTCGCTTTGTGATTCCTTTACGCTTTTCCTTCATCAATGCTCAGTGACTGAAGTGAagaaatgataataataacACCCATAAATAATGGGAAAAACATCTAGAAATGTTTTATCGCTTAAGCATatcgaaaacaaaagtgaaatagTAGCTGGATGTTTCTTATTGAAACTTTTAATAAGGTGGTGGGACCTTGACTAGGATATCTAATTGGCAGTAAATACCTAATCTTCCTCGTTTAATTTGGTAATTTTCGACTCCAGTATGCCACAAATTTTCCAAATAGCGGTCATCCATTCGCTGGAAATCGTAACTGAAACTCTCTTACTCGTCCTTTTCCAGCTGTCTTGCTGTTGGTGAGATAAACAGCTTAGTGCTGCTGATGGATACAAGCTAATGGCTTGTGAAAATACTTTGTAGCCTTCGctgtaaaatatatatacgagAGGGTAAAACAGGAGCAAGAGGCGACAGGACGGTAGTCAAGTTGATTGAGCTGTTTCGATCTGGACGTAGGTGGATGGTAAAAAGTCATTGGGGTAGTTCCATTTGCTGTCTGTCGTAAACCGAAAGGGTGAATGTCTGTTGGAgtaatgtatgtgcatatgtttATGGAAGCCCTCCAAGTGAGCCTGGCCTGTGTTTTGTCACTTCAAATGGggtttgtgttgtttttcaATATGTTTAAGCTTTAAATCTACGAGAAATTCTCAAGTGTTTGGTTAAATTTACTATGGAAATGTTTGCATAACTAAAACTGATGGAAAATTGCGgactttgctttgttttgtacAATATTTGATTCATGCAGAGagctgaaatttaattgaagctCAAGTGGAAAGAGATATTTGAACATGGCttcaaaatttgaattttttcttGTAATCTTGTCTTAGGATTCATTTCTTAGTGCGCTTCAACACGGAGTCACTATGATTTTCCGCAATATTCTCTTCATTATTTATGGCAGCCTTGATTTACAATATGAATATCAAATAGGAAACCGCCAAAGTCTGAGCCCTGCACCCCTTTTTCCTTATTCCAAGCGATAGAGAAATGGGgaaaatcattcaatcaatGTTAAACCATTTGATCATTATTTTTCGCCGTTCTTTTCTTGCCTTTTCATAGCCTCGAGTGCGCCACGAAAATCGTTATTGATTGACGTGGCTGCTGGGGTTATGGATGATACAAATTATGCATGCCGCAAGCTTGTACTCAAGGGGTAGCATACAAAAGGGTGGTGTATATATAGAAATCGCAAGTCTTTGCATTTTATGCACTGCTCAGGCCAAATCTGGCTTCAAGTGGCGCCCCTTGCCACTCGTTAAGCTCTATTAATATCCATAGAAAATGAAAGAATTCTTTGCTTTAGGCTTCGAAAATGATGATACCCTTTCAGTTGATTGTTCTAGAATCTAGAGGGAAAGTAATTCCTCTGGCACTTTCGTAGTACCCTCTGAAAGTGTATTGAAATGGATAACATTCTATGGTGACAGTGGGCGGTGCTGCCAGCGCTTTATGTATGGACTAAACATTAAATCCTTGTGTATGGAAATCGAtaaaattttatttagttCCGTTGTGGTTCCGTTCTGcttcgttccgttccattctGCTCGGCTCTTTCGCGGACTTGTCAACGGGCAAACGACATGCGTTTGCGCTTAACCCACATGCAGCTGGTGGTGCCACTGGTCCTAGGGGTGGTGGCATATCCTGCTCCAAGTATATCCTGCTGCACCcaccctctctcactctctgcctgTAGTCAGCTGTATTCGTTTCGCTGCTTTCTTTCACTTTGTTGTGACagcatttatttgtgtttcaaTCGATGCGTATCGCCTCCCTTTTTGTAGTTGTTTGTGCTCCGGATTGTCGGTCCCCGGGCGcggtaaaatatattttgttgtgaCAAATATTGGATACAAAGTGTACCAATTGGCAGTTGGACTTTTGTTTACTATCGAAGCTGCAATATATTTTAAgggtaataaaataaaatggacaaagatttatagaaaataaattagcGAAAGGGTTTCTTaataaaagtaatattttatgggcaagttttcgtttttatacATTGAAAAACAGTTGAAAAAACGTAAGTACTTCTAGAATATTCTGTTTTAATTGGCGTAAAAGAAGGGTTGAACAGTCTACtacttttattaaatttttcgGATATTATTTGAATAGTTCTACATGCGTTTGACATCTCATAACATAATTTTTCTCACacattttgaattttcaatATTCCTCTTCCATGTGTAAGAGAAAACCCCAACATTTCCACCGAAAACTTCTCGAATTCCACACAAATTCCCCCACAAATTGTGCCATATGAAAATTCCGCCATAACTTATTGATTAATCAGtaatattttactttattaTCCCTTGCGCAGCCCCAGGCAGGAGGGAAGGGACTCGTCTCTCCTGGCTGTGGGGAAAAGGTTTTAATGCAAATTCCCCCAACGCTCTTATCGGCCGCATTTAATTTCAACGAACAGCTGCCCCCAATCCCCCAGTTATCGTGTCATATTCCAATAATTATGGCCACATatggtgccagtgccagcgccagtgtggcagtgtggagTGGCATTGTAGCTGGCTGAGAAATGAACACAGTTTGTGCCACACGCCGCCCGCCTTTGGTGGAAactttgtgtgcattttgcaCTTGATAACAATCGCTTTTTGGGGGATGGTGTTTGGGAGCTCTCGGCTCCCGTGCTGTACAAAACTTTCACGCGAAAAAGTTCAAGGACATCCTGGGCTGGGTGTGGCATCCACATGCCCGTTCTCTACCCATTCATGCTGCTGAGGTTGAAACTTCGAGACGATGGCAGCAGCGCTCTTGGCTCGGCTTGTTTGACTTGTCtgttgaaaattgcattttcgaTTAAGTCGGGCCTGGGCTCATGTGTAAACTGCCATCGAGTACATTTCATATTGTGGCATGTAGCAAATTTAGAATGTGCTACccaaagccataaaaataaagcaaaagatTGTCCAAGGAGATGAAGAAACTTTCTCGTGTCTGCCTAAACGATGGCAGAGTTGATAGTTTGATTGTTTGACATGCATTTAGCACATTAAATGGAAGTTTTTTGGAGCTGATGCTGGGAGATGATATTGGGAATTCATTTGAAAGAGATTAAATGTGCTTAGGTGCTTAGGAAATGTTTTTAAGCCAGCTGAGAATGTTGAATAATATTGTAGAacttccattttcatttctaagACCTCCACAGCTTAATGTGTCACACTTTTCTCCACATTAGGTCACATTCAGAGGCTGAAACTAAATCCCTTAATGAGAACTGGGAGCCCTATGTAACTGCCATTCCCTAATAGACTTTACTTATCTATTACGAACCACAAGAATCCACCCTGTAGCCTGTCTGACTCCTCCCCTCGTTGCTGCTCGTGCACAATTAGCTTTCTCTGTGATTATATCCCCCCTTGCTGCTATAATTTCATTGTAGCCGAGACACTCTTCCACTTTTCCCACCCTTTGTCGCTGCCATAAACAGCTCGATGGTGCCATAAAACGCCTGCTGCCCTGGCTGACACTTATTTTTTTCGGATTTGATTAGACTGCAATTAGCTTTGGGGAGGTGCGGGACCAACCCTGCAGCAGAGACAACGGAGTGAAACGGAGCTGCATAATGTCCGATGACATCAGCCAaaagggcaaaggcaaaaccccACCCTGACTGGGGTTAAAAGTGCGTTGAACTGGTGCCAAGTGGAAACGCCCCACTGAACTACTTTGGCCACACGGCAGCCACTGCCAAAAAGTCTGAGCACGTGCAGGATGTACTAGGATGGATGCCTGGACCCGGCTGGCGCCATGAACAAAAGTTACACTGAAAGAAATTAGTGTAAAGTCAATAAGAGAACTGAAGGGAGAACCGATAGACATCCCTTAGGAAGCCTCTTAATAtttctgttattttgttgtgctCCAATTTCTCTCAGAGTAGCAATGCATAGAAAAAAGACTAGGGGAAAGTGTTTGTCCTCACAGCTGGAacgatttgcataatttgaaGCATCTTTGAGATTTTTCCCAACTTAATTACATTTCTGTTTGCGTCTTTGCAGGATCCGGCCACATCACGTATACCCCGCCTGGATGGGCCATCCCGAATACCACAGCCGGGCAACTTTGGCTTCAACCCGAACACCACCTCACACATACGACCGCCGACGAGCAGTGGCAACACGCTGAAGGCCACGCAGATCTTTCGCGCCCCAGCACTGAcaccagcagcgacagcggccaAGACGCGTCCGGCCAGCGTTTATGCGGCATCAGGCGGCGCCACGGGGCCGCTAAGGGATCTGGGGAGCAGCATCAAGAAGAGCGCCAGCGGCGAGCGGATCAATAATGCTGTGAGCCTGCTCAGCAAGCGGACCACCACAGTGCTCAAGAAATACTTTGGCAACAATAATGGAATGATTAGCAGCAGCTCGCCAGGGGAATCGCCAGCTCCTGCCAGTGTCAAGCCATCGCCGATGACGAGCTCGTTGCCGGTGACGCCGATGCCGGGTGGGAAGCGGGCGATggtcagcagccagcagttgACCAGCAGCACACCCATGCCCCTGCTGCGGTCCGAGACCTTCGTCTgtgacgaggaggaggagaggaagATGTCGCCACACCTGAACCGAACGCGGCTGGAGAGCACACGGATCTCCAGCATGGGATTTGGTCAAAccatggacatggactcaCCGGATTTTAATGCCACGCAGGTCCTGGCAAGGGATGCCACGCGCATCCTAAAGGATACGCCCAAAACTATGCTGGACCAGGCCCATCAGGTGATGAAGGGCTTGGCCAAGATGAGCTCCCTGGGCTCGCCCATAGCCCACGAATCCCCGTCCCTGAGGATGCCAGCGAAAGATGCCACGCTGACGATTGTGCCGCAGAGTCTGTCTCCGGGATTTGGCAAGACGATGCATGTGATGTCCCAAGATTCTGTGGCCGCCAGCTCCACCCACATAGTCAACAACTCACCGCAGCTGGGAAGGACCATGCCGGTGATCCAGGCCAAGGATTCAACCAGAACCATCGCCTGCCACTCAACCGGAATGGGAAATCTAACCAAAACAATCGACGCACCCGGAGATGTTACAAAGTTTATTGCCAATGGGGGAAATCTAACGAAGAGCATGGatcagctgccgctgctggagcacaTGTCCATGCCATCGGGCTTGGATGCGGTGGCCAGTGGCAAGGGCAGCGGcgccacagagagagcgcagaCCGAGCTGGACGACACGCTGGACGTGACGTTGACGCCGCTGGCGCCGGACAGGGCCAACATGAAGCTGCCGCTGAACTCCACCCTAAACACGGAGCGGCTGCTCGATCTCAGTGGCCTCCAGTCGCCGGCACGACACATCCAGTTGTTGAATCTGACGCGGGAGTTCATGGAGGCCACGCCGCACAGGAATGCCGCCCAGATGGGTCGCCGCTCCATTGGCCAGCACACGCTGCTGTGCCTCTCGCCGCAGTCGGCGACGACAACGCCGCACGGAATGCGGCTGGGCCAGCAGACGCCACAGCCGGTGCACTTGCTCTCGCCGCTGCTGAAGCAGGCACAAAGCGAAATGGTGCTGCCGACGCGCACCCCCGAGGCAGAAGGCCATGCGACGATGGAGAACACTTTGACATCGTCGCGGAGTCGCACACGCTACAGCTTTGGCATGGATCTGCCCGACTCTACGCTGGACTGCTCCATTGAGTTGGTGGACAActcgttctcctcctcccagcagcagttgcagcagctgcagcagcagctcctcaaGAAGCAGAGCTCCTTCGACATGGACGAGAGCCTGGGCATCCTCACGCCCGACCAAATGAAGGAGTTCCTCGACTCGCCGCACAACAATCTCATCCACAacatggagctgcagctggcggcgGGCGGACACCGCATGCTCCATCCGAatatgcagcagctgcgaatGGAGCAGACGCCCTCCCCCGAGGAGCTGCCGCTGGATCCCATCGAGATCAAAACGGAGATTGTGAAGCAGGTGGAGGCCGCTCCCCAGCCGCCGCAGGTGTGCACCTCTGCGGGGCAGTCGAAGCTCAGCAACAGCTTCATTACGAGCGTCACCAGTGTCACCAGCCTGGACACGGGCTACCAGGGCGACGGGGAAATGTCACGTCCAGCCTCGCGTGGCGCCTCGGATCACTCACCCAGCAACGGTCCACATTTGGGACGGGTGAGCCGCCAGCCCAGTTTTCCGCCACCCATTCCAGCGGCAGCTCCGGCAGCGCCCATGCGGCGGCAGGACCCAATGACGGACTCTGATTTCTTTACCGAATCCGATGCGGATGATGTGCTGCAGCGGGGTGATCGACGGGCCCAAGTGATCGATGGACAGCTGTACGGCCCCACCATGCAGCCGAGTGCCTCCGTGCCGCAGATGGAGGATTCGTGCATGGAATCTTCGGGAATATTCACAGATGTGGAGAATCGTTGCGACGAGGAGATGCGgcagccggagctggaggtggatcCGGATGTGGATATGTCGCCGGATGACTCCACGCAAACAATGCGCAAGACGGGAGCGGGAGGTCAAGgtcagtcgcagcagcagcaacagcagcagcgacctcCCAGCAGctgtctctcttcctcttcGGCGGCCACAACGCTTTCGAATCGAACTTCGTACTGCAGCGTCGATGGGGGGAGCACGAAGAGCTTTGCCGACGAAGCTTTCGTGCCGACGGCGGCCGTCGCAGCGAGCGCCGGTGGCGAATGCTGCCGATCATCGTTGGGGCTTTCAGTTCAGCCCACAGCGTCGCCGCGTCCACACGCCTCACTGTCGTCGCTCTGCACCGTCGAGACCTATCGCggctccacctcctccagTTCGTCGATCGCCTCGCCCAAGTCGTGCAAAGCTCTGACCACAACGACCGCAAGATCCACCAACGTATCGGGCACCCCTCGCAGCTCCAAATCGCCGCGCAGTGGCAAAGCCTCGCCCGCGTCTCGCAAATCGCATGCGCCCAATAAATGGGATGCCGTTATGAATAAGATCGCCAGCAATAAGCCGTTGATCAAGACCAACTACAATGATGTGAAATCGAAAGTTTCCAGCACACGCGCCGCCATGGCCGCTGGCCAGAACTCTGTCCAGGGCTCTGGCTCGGGTTCCACTCCCGTCCAGGGCTCCTCGAACTCTGTGTCGAAGGCCACCACGCCCAGTCCGCGGGGCAGTCCCAGTGTCAGTGCCAGGCGTTCGCCCTCGGCCACCCCCAAAGTCGTGCCGCGACATCCACTCGTTGTAaagcgaagcagcagcagcagcgccacctcCGGCTCGAAGGCGGCCACACCATCACCGCCACCGTCAACGCGGCAGCCACAGGATAAAGGCTCAGTTGTCAGCGGCGCTGGTGTCGGCATACGGTCTAGCTCCAAGTCCCCAACGTCACCAACATCACCGCCGACCAAACGATTGCAGTCGACGCTTATCAATCGGTAAGTGAAGTTAACGATATTTTATCTTGAAGGGGTTTTTCTTGGGAGTTGTTCTGGCGTGATGTGATGGAAGTGTGAAAACTGATGTGAAATTTGACAATTTGCTGTTTAATGTACAATGCGATattattgctgttttttgAGGTATTAATAGATGGGTTTCCTGTccaatatttacatacatttgcgTCGATGCTTATCAATTAGTGGGAAGATCAAAAGAACATATTTCAGGGAGTGTAGAAGATTCTAATGTTTGTAGATCAATAGATTATGAATGATATTTTGTGATAATTGTACGGTTGAGGCAATTTGAGGGATTCAACAGCTTGAAGATCCAATCGGAATAAGACGTTTAGTGCTTGTCAGTCGGTAGgagccacaaataaatatatttgacgAATTTACTTGGAAGATTAAGAAGTAAATAAGTTGAGATcttcatttgatttcaattgaatcaatgaaattgtttttgctaatTATTTCGGCATAGATCAGTCACAAGCAATACGAAAAGTATATGTAGAAATTCAGTTTAAagca
The sequence above is a segment of the Drosophila subobscura isolate 14011-0131.10 chromosome U, UCBerk_Dsub_1.0, whole genome shotgun sequence genome. Coding sequences within it:
- the LOC117902248 gene encoding mucin-6 isoform X2 — encoded protein: MAKDPATSRIPRLDGPSRIPQPGNFGFNPNTTSHIRPPTSSGNTLKATQIFRAPALTPAATAAKTRPASVYAASGGATGPLRDLGSSIKKSASGERINNAVSLLSKRTTTVLKKYFGNNNGMISSSSPGESPAPASVKPSPMTSSLPVTPMPGGKRAMVSSQQLTSSTPMPLLRSETFVCDEEEERKMSPHLNRTRLESTRISSMGFGQTMDMDSPDFNATQVLARDATRILKDTPKTMLDQAHQVMKGLAKMSSLGSPIAHESPSLRMPAKDATLTIVPQSLSPGFGKTMHVMSQDSVAASSTHIVNNSPQLGRTMPVIQAKDSTRTIACHSTGMGNLTKTIDAPGDVTKFIANGGNLTKSMDQLPLLEHMSMPSGLDAVASGKGSGATERAQTELDDTLDVTLTPLAPDRANMKLPLNSTLNTERLLDLSGLQSPARHIQLLNLTREFMEATPHRNAAQMGRRSIGQHTLLCLSPQSATTTPHGMRLGQQTPQPVHLLSPLLKQAQSEMVLPTRTPEAEGHATMENTLTSSRSRTRYSFGMDLPDSTLDCSIELVDNSFSSSQQQLQQLQQQLLKKQSSFDMDESLGILTPDQMKEFLDSPHNNLIHNMELQLAAGGHRMLHPNMQQLRMEQTPSPEELPLDPIEIKTEIVKQVEAAPQPPQVCTSAGQSKLSNSFITSVTSVTSLDTGYQGDGEMSRPASRGASDHSPSNGPHLGRVSRQPSFPPPIPAAAPAAPMRRQDPMTDSDFFTESDADDVLQRGDRRAQVIDGQLYGPTMQPSASVPQMEDSCMESSGIFTDVENRCDEEMRQPELEVDPDVDMSPDDSTQTMRKTGAGGQGQSQQQQQQQRPPSSCLSSSSAATTLSNRTSYCSVDGGSTKSFADEAFVPTAAVAASAGGECCRSSLGLSVQPTASPRPHASLSSLCTVETYRGSTSSSSSIASPKSCKALTTTTARSTNVSGTPRSSKSPRSGKASPASRKSHAPNKWDAVMNKIASNKPLIKTNYNDVKSKVSSTRAAMAAGQNSVQGSGSGSTPVQGSSNSVSKATTPSPRGSPSVSARRSPSATPKVVPRHPLVVKRSSSSSATSGSKAATPSPPPSTRQPQDKGSVVSGAGVGIRSSSKSPTSPTSPPTKRLQSTLINRGHSYSKDSHKSSHSDLRLLCSGDVTATATQAAASASGNGSPKLLAKTPLQKRLNGTSTAATPASASISNNTKGAATKSASPAATQIKQQSPQAKLKIACVKSSPIVKISEESLRSGVDQTELQELKGQSSNGCPTPPTPRDSKRASLSQESLCVCGAADIGCKCQTEPKLKKCECKPVNTPKQTGSDKQMLKQDAKDPQNIARSITSTNKSSDVTGKSCSSLTVLAHPRVDITIQYPALKPYTKNNVLDYDRLAEFFEANLNERQQEQRQMMGLAVMVQYMSQKLDACSCAETKEQCARDRSALEETIGLLQQTQRDCEELRQELHSKDVEWAQRQQEREHLHRTELKQAEEKVTEVQMLAKQRFCELEAQLRAKDEEHKLVQAAYQLEVSHKLALKQDQLTTAEVQIMDLQSRLQKAAVLEQELRDRLIRKKNIHTTSIHEGAQREQELNERIQSLTKELNTLRANTEYSERDLRDRLTLSQDEISVLRTSSQQRSPCTSNSTSLSDTSAELCRLTSEADSLRCVLELKQAEISTLSKENADLKREGEERLKLANQLDLLKSKNEMLQLELETKAEKEKETQQKLDELQKAYNHESMKRTRLTFDKEEMAYLLRTRTEKLHNAEARLQERSLSSQDGSHCFSRSTNESSSSPTSPMIKGMIERNDSISWTLEIDGETPKVSSAKMVRRNGSLRGSNERSPIQRRQQSISNGHANGHSSSSLRNGTASSAHRNGSSSSNGPNPLSQSMSATALMRGSHSLSGESESRTRSHSMCIKASASTSAVCEKRHTSDATLGGDLILPDWNEDPVCSSSPHPTLQSEMRPRSSTMKLMSSEANALKKFQEIQESAGEAMVSGANSEDESCSASSEDMMRSSTSSTASVGSLSKRPKQPSSRMSIEEALPCTPMEVSWSEDAADAEAEA
- the LOC117902248 gene encoding mucin-6 isoform X1 — its product is MAKDPATSRIPRLDGPSRIPQPGNFGFNPNTTSHIRPPTSSGNTLKATQIFRAPALTPAATAAKTRPASVYAASGGATGPLRDLGSSIKKSASGERINNAVSLLSKRTTTVLKKYFGNNNGMISSSSPGESPAPASVKPSPMTSSLPVTPMPGGKRAMVSSQQLTSSTPMPLLRSETFVCDEEEERKMSPHLNRTRLESTRISSMGFGQTMDMDSPDFNATQVLARDATRILKDTPKTMLDQAHQVMKGLAKMSSLGSPIAHESPSLRMPAKDATLTIVPQSLSPGFGKTMHVMSQDSVAASSTHIVNNSPQLGRTMPVIQAKDSTRTIACHSTGMGNLTKTIDAPGDVTKFIANGGNLTKSMDQLPLLEHMSMPSGLDAVASGKGSGATERAQTELDDTLDVTLTPLAPDRANMKLPLNSTLNTERLLDLSGLQSPARHIQLLNLTREFMEATPHRNAAQMGRRSIGQHTLLCLSPQSATTTPHGMRLGQQTPQPVHLLSPLLKQAQSEMVLPTRTPEAEGHATMENTLTSSRSRTRYSFGMDLPDSTLDCSIELVDNSFSSSQQQLQQLQQQLLKKQSSFDMDESLGILTPDQMKEFLDSPHNNLIHNMELQLAAGGHRMLHPNMQQLRMEQTPSPEELPLDPIEIKTEIVKQVEAAPQPPQVCTSAGQSKLSNSFITSVTSVTSLDTGYQGDGEMSRPASRGASDHSPSNGPHLGRVSRQPSFPPPIPAAAPAAPMRRQDPMTDSDFFTESDADDVLQRGDRRAQVIDGQLYGPTMQPSASVPQMEDSCMESSGIFTDVENRCDEEMRQPELEVDPDVDMSPDDSTQTMRKTGAGGQGQSQQQQQQQRPPSSCLSSSSAATTLSNRTSYCSVDGGSTKSFADEAFVPTAAVAASAGGECCRSSLGLSVQPTASPRPHASLSSLCTVETYRGSTSSSSSIASPKSCKALTTTTARSTNVSGTPRSSKSPRSGKASPASRKSHAPNKWDAVMNKIASNKPLIKTNYNDVKSKVSSTRAAMAAGQNSVQGSGSGSTPVQGSSNSVSKATTPSPRGSPSVSARRSPSATPKVVPRHPLVVKRSSSSSATSGSKAATPSPPPSTRQPQDKGSVVSGAGVGIRSSSKSPTSPTSPPTKRLQSTLINRGHSYSKDSHKSSHSDLRLLCSGDVTATATQAAASASGNGSPKLLAKTPLRAAKKRDVRNLSISPTDLGPPPKTQQTAKGQSTRSKSSATTTPTSIQKRLNGTSTAATPASASISNNTKGAATKSASPAATQIKQQSPQAKLKIACVKSSPIVKISEESLRSGVDQTELQELKGQSSNGCPTPPTPRDSKRASLSQESLCVCGAADIGCKCQTEPKLKKCECKPVNTPKQTGSDKQMLKQDAKDPQNIARSITSTNKSSDVTGKSCSSLTVLAHPRVDITIQYPALKPYTKNNVLDYDRLAEFFEANLNERQQEQRQMMGLAVMVQYMSQKLDACSCAETKEQCARDRSALEETIGLLQQTQRDCEELRQELHSKDVEWAQRQQEREHLHRTELKQAEEKVTEVQMLAKQRFCELEAQLRAKDEEHKLVQAAYQLEVSHKLALKQDQLTTAEVQIMDLQSRLQKAAVLEQELRDRLIRKKNIHTTSIHEGAQREQELNERIQSLTKELNTLRANTEYSERDLRDRLTLSQDEISVLRTSSQQRSPCTSNSTSLSDTSAELCRLTSEADSLRCVLELKQAEISTLSKENADLKREGEERLKLANQLDLLKSKNEMLQLELETKAEKEKETQQKLDELQKAYNHESMKRTRLTFDKEEMAYLLRTRTEKLHNAEARLQERSLSSQDGSHCFSRSTNESSSSPTSPMIKGMIERNDSISWTLEIDGETPKVSSAKMVRRNGSLRGSNERSPIQRRQQSISNGHANGHSSSSLRNGTASSAHRNGSSSSNGPNPLSQSMSATALMRGSHSLSGESESRTRSHSMCIKASASTSAVCEKRHTSDATLGGDLILPDWNEDPVCSSSPHPTLQSEMRPRSSTMKLMSSEANALKKFQEIQESAGEAMVSGANSEDESCSASSEDMMRSSTSSTASVGSLSKRPKQPSSRMSIEEALPCTPMEVSWSEDAADAEAEA